DNA from Quercus lobata isolate SW786 chromosome 1, ValleyOak3.0 Primary Assembly, whole genome shotgun sequence:
TTTACCTTtcaaatctctttctctctctgcttTACGAGCcccatttcttattttttttctctttgtcatCCACAAATGTTACCTCCAAAGCATGGCCACAGATTCTTCAAGTTCCGTATCCAAGCACTCCTTCAATCTTAACAAGCTCCCGAAACTGTCCCTCCTCACATCCCACAATTGCTTCTCACCCTCATTCTAATATTCCTAGCATCTTCtctcttaaaacaaaaaaacaaaaacatattctTTCTGCTTATCTTTATCGGGTTAATCCGAATTAGTAAAATTCCTACCACTACACCAACCTTTGCCAATAACATTTCACTCTCAAACTTTTGTCAAATAcacttagtatttttcttttttaccttaaaaaaacaaaaaacaaaaacacagagATAAATCTAAATGTTTGCTAAGAACTACGACTTCTCACGTGCGGTTGTGGAAATGGCATGGATCATGCTGAGGATTGACTACTCCAGGCTTTTCTGGCTCCTCTTCGGTGTTTTCTCCTACGAAAATCACGAGGGAAAGCCGCGGATTTAGACCacgttttttcatttttttttttattactactttgaattttaattacTAGTTCCTTTCTTACTTACCTAGCTAAAAGATTTTACGTAAGAATCTGAAATCCTTAACAGACTGGGAATTTGAATTGTCCCAACATCTCTCACCAAAAGTTCAGTTAGCTAGGTGGGCAGTTCTTGTCTCTCTtggacaacaacaacaacaacagcaacaacaaggTAGGTGCTTTGGTCTTTGGGAGCTCAAACATGTTCAGGACCCATATTGGAGAACGCACTAATGAGTCCAAATCGGAATATGGATACGTGGAAACCGATCCCACCCATCGATATGGCAGAGTAAGCTAAAGTTACAGCCTTTTTTAATATCTCTTTggattatattatatgattCTCTTTTTTGATGAGTTACATATTACTCATTCGAATTGTTGATTTCTGTGTCTGTTTCCATATATAGTTTACAAATTTTAAAGAAcgaacaacaaaacaaaacgtgTCTTTCAACACCATGTGCACAGCTTGTTATACtgattattgttttttcttttgtctgaaattttcttgttttgcttttggggcaaacaaataatttcctttttctttttttactaaatGTTATTCGAGGATTTGCAGTGCTGGGAGCGTCTCAAGTctaaagctattttttttttcttggtttcgaacaaaaaacaaaaaagctttTCCATGGCGTGATTTGGTtcacaaatataatatattatcgTTGACAGTCGTTGATTTATTATTGGCACAagtattattaatttgaagCGTTCAATGTAACAGCTGAGAGTTCTACAATATATTACTCCTATGCATATGTCATGCCAATAATACACTGTACCTACTATATTATCGGGACTAGTTGCTTCTGGTGAAGCTTAATCACCGGGTAGATGATTATCTTAATCAGGAAATAGTTAGTTTCATTTATATGCTAGTTTGTTGTTGTCTGAGAAATCTTTAGCGTGTTTCCAATTACTAGTGATTTAGCGACTCTTAATGAAGGACCAATTGTTGTCTCATAAGACTTTGTACATGAATGCAAAAtgttgataaaattgttttcatacACTGGAGTTTGGTTAGTGAATTTAACTTGGTGAAATGCTTGGACCGTGATTGTTTGTGGTGCTCAACATCACTCTGATATTAGTTTTAGTAGTGAAATGATCAATAGATCTTATTATTAGCTCGTGTAAGAATTTTGTTAGGATTTTTCActcatggaaaaaaaatgtcatttttcttcTATGGGACTTAAAGTATGATAATTTCATGCAATCTGAAACTACACCTTGTAACACCAagacaattatatatatagtgacCAGGACacatgataaaatattttcttgtttcCAATAGAAGGTATAGGAGAGTATTATCAAAGGAATAACAAGAAACTTGAACCGACAGGAGCCTTTGAATGGAAAACATAAAACAGGCAATGTATTCATGAATAGGCAGATGACTTGAATGTGATTAAACATGACTCTTGTATCCAAGACCAATCCAGATCGGATGAAACTTGATGATGTCGATGACAATGGTTATATACCGTTTCTCTTGCTTACTTATGCacacatttattattttgtaagcCTTGCTTAATTATTTTGCTTGGAATGGTCAAGAAGAAGTGTCATATTCTATTGCAACCTTGCCtgatcttcttttttatttttatttttttccttttaacttTGTTGGTTGATTACTTGATCAATGGTAATACTGAATATTTTGACGTGATGATAGTATTCTCTTTGTGATTTCTAGTTTAATGAAGTTCTTGGAAAAGGAGCAATGAAGAAAGTGTACAAGGCAATCGATGAGTTCCTTGGGATTGAGGTGGCATGGAATCAAGTAAAACTGAATGAGGTGCTTCGCTCACCAGATGATTTGCAGCGGCTGTACTCAGAGGTTCATCTCCTCAGCACCCTTAATCATGACTCTATCATCAAATTCCATGCCTCCTGGATTGATGTTAATCGCAAGACCTTCAACTTCATTACTGAAATGTTTACTTCGGGGACGCTCAGAGAGTAATTTCTTTCCCAATTCTACTTTTGCCAAATGCACTAATCCCTTGATTTCCACTCTTAGAACTAGGCAAACTTGTTGCAGACAACATGTGTGCCTCTTAATTAGGTGATCATAATTTTTGATTGTATGATATGTCAAGGAATTTAGAAGAGATACGTGGTATTTTGTGTTGGGGTCTGTGGTCGCCCAATCTAATGTCACAGCAAACAAATATagacaaaaagaaaacttgTTTGAAAAAATACCCCGTCTATGGCTTCTACATTCtacattttacatttttctaaTCTTCATTAAAAAACTTACAGTGATggagtgatttttttatatGCAAATAATTGGAATAGAAACTATCCaccatcatttcaaaattagaAAGAATATTCTGCAAATAATCTGAAAGAACAGGACCAGATGAGCTCTGTGGATATGTTAAGTAAGGAACCACACTTCTGGGTAGCTGTACTTTGTATGAAATGTTATTCTCTAATTTGAATCATTATTTGCTTAATATAACATACAACATCCTGGTGTGATACAGATACAGGAAGAAATATGAGAAAGTACACATCCGGGCGATTAAGTGCTGGGCTCGCCAAATCTTAAGGGGTCTAGTTTATCTGCATGGCCATGATCCTCCAGTAATTCATAGAGACCTTAAGTGTGATAACATCTTTGTTAATGGTCATCTTGGACAAGTCAAGATTGGTGATCTAGGATTAGCAGCAATTCTTCGTGGTTCCCAGTCAGCCCACAGTGTTATAGGTACTTATTTTTCTGGCATTAGCACATGAATCTTGTAGGTACTCATCTCATCTAATTATATCTAATTGAACTCTTCTCTAATGTGTTAGGTACCCCGGAGTTCATGGCACCTGAATTATATGAAGAAGATTACAATGAACTTGTTGATGTATATTCATTTGGCTTGTGTGTTTTGGAGATGCTTACATCTGAATACCCATATAGTGAATGTTCCAACCCTGCACAAATCTACAAGAAAGTGACATCGGTACGTTCAGCTTTGATGCTAAGTTTATAGATGTCTGTCAAACTAGTATCTCAGCCAACCACTTTCTTTGTTCAGGGGAAGCTTCCAGGAGCATTCTACCGGATTGAAGACTTGGAAGCACAGAGATTTATTGGAAAATGCCTAGTAACTGCTTCAAAAAGATTATCAGCAAAAGAATTATTGCTTGACCCTTTTCTCGCATCTGATAAAGATGAACAGCTGCCCCTGAAAAAGCTTGGCAGTCAGAATCCATTTTTAAGTCAAAGAGATATGGAGAAACTAAAGTTGAGTGATCCAGCTAGGACGAAAATGACAATCACAGGGAAGCTCAATCCTGATGATTCCATCTTTCTCAAAGTGCAGATTGCTGATAAGGATGGTACTACCTTAGCTATCCCTTCACATGTTTCTAAGTAACCATTTCTATGGAAAGCCTTGTTCTGGAACACATCCAAGCATATTCTTGATTAATTTGAATTCGTATTTCATGAAACCAATGGGTCTAAAATTTGGCTAAAAGTTTCTGGACATACTGTAATTTTAATGACTGGCTACAGTTCCAACCCCAAGTAGTAAACTTTTTAACCGCCTTGTTGCAGGTTCTGCCAGAAACATATATTTCCCTTTTGATATTTTAACCGATACTCCAATTGATGTTGCAACGGAGATGGTGAAGGAGTTGGAGATCACTGATTGGGAACCATTTGAAATTGCGGATATGATTGAAGGAGAGATTTCTGCTTTAGTACCACATTGGAGAAAAAGGGACACGTCTCATCTTGAAACCCACCAGACATTTAACTACCAAGATGAtcacgatgatgatgatgggcCTCATCATTCCTTTCAGTCTTTCTCCTCCTGTTCATCATCCCAAGTATCGGCATCAGGCTTAATTAGGATTGATGAAGCAGCAGACCACTATGATTGGCTCCAAGGTATTGCATTTTAGTTCTTTCAAAGTTAATATGTTACTTGACATGCCCTTATTGACTGATGCATACTAGAATTACAAACCACCGCTCTAATAGAAGGCTTCTTAGACTATCGCTTAGACATGGTCACTTAATCAAGGAAAGGGACATTATGTATCGAACATATGTAACCACCCTCACATAGGGGTGGATCCTAGAAGTCTAGAAAGTCTCTGTAACCATTACACTATATATCCTCTCCTTAACCATGGCATAAAGGAGAGTGCTGCACCCTGTTGGTCACTGAACCCATGTGATGCAGTTATAACAAATATAGGTCAGTGTGTATAATTCCTCCAAGCCATTCTCAGGCTTTTGGGCCCAAACCCTATCCATCGTCAAATATTGGGCCTTGAATGCTTGTGTAGGATATAATAACATGAAACATTGAGTTGGGTGAGTGAGGCTCAGGCTGGACTGTCCAGTGGCAGGCCCTGCCCCTAAACTGATTTCACATACACATGATGTATGATGTTAATTTTCCTAGTGAAGTCCTAGAAAGTCTGGCTGCATTTTCCTAGCCAAAGCTAGAAGGGTTCGGGAAAGTCTCAATTTTCGAAATTACAAATCTCAATGTCAATTAGAAGCACTTGCTGCTGCAGATAATTTGCTTGATGATACCAGCTCTCAAAGCTCTTCACACTCAGGAACATATTCCAACTTATATTACTTATCTGGCAATGAGCACGAATCCAATACAAGTCCAACAAGGGGAGATCAACATAGCATCACAAAGACTCACAAGTGTACAAGGTTCTGTCCTGGAGAAGTCCATAACACGGGCCAGTCCATGGCTGGTAATTTCTGCAGGCAATGCACGGTTTTACGTGGATCACATGGAGCTTCTAGTTCTAAAGAAAAGGTGGTGGTGGACAACCGCATATTAATGAGAAACAGGTCTCTAGTAGATGTACGTAGCCAATTACTACACAGGTCATTGGTGGAGGAGGTGAACAAGCGCAGGTTATTCAAAACAGTTGGTGCCGTGGAAAATATTGGGTTTCAAGCACCAATTGAGGTTTCTAAAAATGTGTCACAGCCATCTGGTGATACTTTTTCAATGAGAAGTACCAAAAATGGCAGGAAGCAAGGACATCAAATcagaagaaattgaaaatgctTCAATGAGAAGAATGATAGATATGTTAAAAGATGCAGACACATACAAAATGCTTAGTTCAATGTAGAATGGCCCTCTGTGTATAAAGATAGTTTTGAAGTTGATTTCCAGGCCCTactgtaataaaaaaaagagagggtaGGGGGTGGGCAATAGGCATCAATGTCAGCTGGTACGAGAATTGGGCAAATTCAAGGTGCTGTGTAGTAAAATTCTGGATAGAATTGTATGTAAATATGTCTACAAGGAGCGTAATGTTTGAGAATAAACGCCTGTTTGAAACTAAGAGCCTGTTTGgacaagaaaatttcatcacacaattttcgtcactcaattttcatcactcatcacttatcactaataactcattactcatcattcatcactcaatttttcacgcccgtttggcatcatcacccaattttcatcacttaatatttttcacactatttatGGGCCCCACACCTGTcactttgtcatttttttttccagtacccaaactcaccgaatccagtaaaaaaagaaaaaaaagaaaagaaaaaaaagaactgaaCCCAGAAACCGAAACCAGTGAAAGAACAACTGAACCCAAaagaacaaaaggaaaaaaaaaaaaaaaaaccccagaaaccgaacccagtgaaaaaaaaaaagaaaccgaactgaacccagtgaaagaacaaaaaaaaaaaaaaaaaaaaaaaaccagaaaccGAACccaatgaaagaagaagaaaaaaaaaacacacacacacacacagccaACGGAgaccagtgaaagaagaaaaaagaaaaaaaaaaaaaacagccaacgtgaaaaaagaagaaaaaaagaacccagCCAacgtgaaagaagaagaaaaaagaaagaaaaagaaagaaagaagaaagccaACGGAGACCAGTactgaaagaagaaagaaaagtggagaagaaagggaaaaaaaatggtcaaaagttgtggctgtgggtccctccatgtgtgtttatttatggaaatgccattgagttataagttatggaaactaaaaacagccaaaatgtgttttcagtttccataacttataactcaaaaatcagagaattaaGTAATGGAAACAGAGTCATCATTtaccaaacaacctttttgctatgggtcctaccatttttgagttatgagttatggaaactgagaattgagttacgGAATTTGCCAATCCAAATAGCCTCTAAGGTTCTTATTTCTTGATTTGCATTCTCTTTTCTGCCTTATAtgaaagtaaaatgaaaaaaaaaaaaaaacaaaagggcaaAACAATGCATTTCTTAAGAAGAATTGTGCTAAGTCTCCTTTAGATTTAGGATATAAAGGAAATCACGAAATAGCTAGGTGGACTCAGAAACTTGGGAGCGGCTCCCTTGCTTTGTTAAATCCACATCCTTTGGGAGTTTTGTGGGTAAAAGGCTAGGATCAGGCATTTTAGAAAACCCtcccaacattattttgttaattCTAGGTTAATGGGTTTGGTAACGGTCCGGCCTAGCTAGCACCTATATATGGGCAGAAAAACTAGCCACGCTGCCCCAGTCTAACCCAATGGGGCTAGTGGGCTATCTATGGGCCTTAATAGTACTAGGCTGGGCCGTGGGTTGTGGAATATTTGGCGACCCTTAAATCAAGGCTATCTTAGAGGATATGATGAGTATGATCCTCTCTTGATCAAACTCCACCATTTAACATTAAGGTGACTTGAATGGGGGAGTCTTTGTTACTGACATGGTTAACACAAGAAGAAGTGGAAAAGCCTTAATGGAGCCCACTCATGACAGCATCATTCTATAACAAAGTCATTCCTTTGAAGGGGGATGCACTGATAACCAACCCATAACTATCAAACTCTTACTATCAATTAATACACTACTAAGATATAGAAAGTTAAGTTGAGGGaatgaaaatatgaaaaggaagattaaaataacattagtgAGAAAAGAACATATCAATTAAAGAAGTAACTGAAAGTACAACTTTTGATAGAATTGAATGACAAAAACTATTATATACGTTATTGATCTTACCTAATTTGTTGAAAATCCATAACTAACCCCAAAAAACATGGGATTATAACTTGTAattatttatctatattttgtttcattagtttgagtgctttgcattttattttagttttattaggCTGATGTAAGTGGTAATAAGTTCTTTTGATGAGAACTTTGAAGGTGGATTGATGGGTGTTGCTAGGAAGAACAAGTGCAAATTGGCTAGCAATAGAGTTAGAGTGGTCTTGTGTTGTGGAGAGATTAGGAAATGAAACATTGTGTTAGGCATATTATGGCCCAAGTGGCCCATATACTTGTAGACTTTACATtaggttcattgtaacataAGAGCTTAATTAATATCAAAAtgtggccaaaaaaaaaaaaaaaaaaattaaaagaggtttcttaaaattgaaaaaaaaaggggaatagTTGTAAGAATatccataattaaaaaaaaaaaaaattgttgtgggAATAAAGAATTTCCTACAATCTTTTCACCATGCTTAAA
Protein-coding regions in this window:
- the LOC115984737 gene encoding probable serine/threonine-protein kinase WNK4 isoform X2; this translates as MFRTHIGERTNESKSEYGYVETDPTHRYGRFNEVLGKGAMKKVYKAIDEFLGIEVAWNQVKLNEVLRSPDDLQRLYSEVHLLSTLNHDSIIKFHASWIDVNRKTFNFITEMFTSGTLREYRKKYEKVHIRAIKCWARQILRGLVYLHGHDPPVIHRDLKCDNIFVNGHLGQVKIGDLGLAAILRGSQSAHSVIGTPEFMAPELYEEDYNELVDVYSFGLCVLEMLTSEYPYSECSNPAQIYKKVTSGKLPGAFYRIEDLEAQRFIGKCLVTASKRLSAKELLLDPFLASDKDEQLPLKKLGSQNPFLSQRDMEKLKLSDPARTKMTITGKLNPDDSIFLKVQIADKDGSARNIYFPFDILTDTPIDVATEMVKELEITDWEPFEIADMIEGEISALVPHWRKRDTSHLETHQTFNYQDDHDDDDGPHHSFQSFSSCSSSQVSASGLIRIDEAADHYDWLQGTYSNLYYLSGNEHESNTSPTRGDQHSITKTHKCTRFCPGEVHNTGQSMAGNFCRQCTVLRGSHGASSSKEKVVVDNRILMRNRSLVDVRSQLLHRSLVEEVNKRRLFKTVGAVENIGFQAPIEVSKNVSQPSGDTFSMRSTKNGRKQGHQIRRN
- the LOC115984737 gene encoding probable serine/threonine-protein kinase WNK4 isoform X1 → MFRTHIGERTNESKSEYGYVETDPTHRYGRFNEVLGKGAMKKVYKAIDEFLGIEVAWNQVKLNEVLRSPDDLQRLYSEVHLLSTLNHDSIIKFHASWIDVNRKTFNFITEMFTSGTLREYRKKYEKVHIRAIKCWARQILRGLVYLHGHDPPVIHRDLKCDNIFVNGHLGQVKIGDLGLAAILRGSQSAHSVIGTPEFMAPELYEEDYNELVDVYSFGLCVLEMLTSEYPYSECSNPAQIYKKVTSGKLPGAFYRIEDLEAQRFIGKCLVTASKRLSAKELLLDPFLASDKDEQLPLKKLGSQNPFLSQRDMEKLKLSDPARTKMTITGKLNPDDSIFLKVQIADKDGSARNIYFPFDILTDTPIDVATEMVKELEITDWEPFEIADMIEGEISALVPHWRKRDTSHLETHQTFNYQDDHDDDDGPHHSFQSFSSCSSSQVSASGLIRIDEAADHYDWLQDNLLDDTSSQSSSHSGTYSNLYYLSGNEHESNTSPTRGDQHSITKTHKCTRFCPGEVHNTGQSMAGNFCRQCTVLRGSHGASSSKEKVVVDNRILMRNRSLVDVRSQLLHRSLVEEVNKRRLFKTVGAVENIGFQAPIEVSKNVSQPSGDTFSMRSTKNGRKQGHQIRRN